The following nucleotide sequence is from Chryseobacterium sp. CY350.
ATCACCTTGCAAAAGCTTTCAAACAAAATAATATTCATCTAGCTCAGATTTTTGGGCGAAATGAGGAAGAACTTAAAAAGATTTCGGAAGAATTAAACGTTTCCTTTTCTACAGAAAATTTGGAAGAAGCAGATCTTTATATTATTTGTGTGAGTGATCAGTCTGTGGAAAATGTTTCTGAAATAATCACTAAAAAAAATTGTCTTGTAGCTCATACTTCGGGTTCTTTACCTAAAGAAATATTAAAAGGGGAGTACAGAAAATCAAGCTTTTATCCCTTACAGACATTTTCAAAATCCAAAGATTTAGAGTATTCGAAAATTCCTTTTTTCATTGAAACTGAAAATGAAAATGATCAAAAAACATTGACCGATTTAGCTTCAAAAATTTCAGCAAATGTGATGAAAAGTGACCATGAAAAAAGAAAATACATTCATCTGACTGCAGTTTTTGCCTGCAATTTTGTGAATCACCTTTTTACAAGGGCAAAAGAAATCTCGGATGCTCAGGAAATTCCTTTTGATTATTTTTTACCGTTAATTGATGAAACCGTCAAAAAAATTCACGAAATTGAACCAAAATCGGCTCAAACCGGACCCGCAGTAAGAAACGACACACGCGTTTTAGAATTACACG
It contains:
- a CDS encoding Rossmann-like and DUF2520 domain-containing protein, translating into MQIVIIGSGNVAYHLAKAFKQNNIHLAQIFGRNEEELKKISEELNVSFSTENLEEADLYIICVSDQSVENVSEIITKKNCLVAHTSGSLPKEILKGEYRKSSFYPLQTFSKSKDLEYSKIPFFIETENENDQKTLTDLASKISANVMKSDHEKRKYIHLTAVFACNFVNHLFTRAKEISDAQEIPFDYFLPLIDETVKKIHEIEPKSAQTGPAVRNDTRVLELHEQLLKDESLAIYKTMNHSIKKMYEL